From Hermetia illucens chromosome 6, iHerIll2.2.curated.20191125, whole genome shotgun sequence, one genomic window encodes:
- the LOC119659440 gene encoding endonuclease III-like protein 1 isoform X1 has protein sequence MFSRYSKFIQSLNHCQLTIGRTMSSGLSQKLKRAASKPAGKKSAEGNDDPSKSPYFSPRKTRNKIKIEYEKPSTVPPKKKSLTDKIPAETKQEISPKNSTKRSSTSQEEHSDKADIKNSKWEPANWQEIIANLKIMRKSIPAPVDTMGCHKCSDESADEKTQRFHKLIALMLSSQTKDQVTFDAMNRLKSRGLTPQNVITWKASELEDILKPVSFYKNKARFIQKTAQILIDQYDGDIPNTPEYLMKLPGVGPKMAHICMNTAWNVISGIGVDVHVHRICNRLKWVRKPTKQPEDTRVNLESWLPSEHWSEVNALLVGFGQTICAPINPKCEICLNNQICPSATLSKSKRSAK, from the exons ATGTTCTCTCGTTATTCGAAGTTTATACAAAGCTTAAATCATTGTCAACTTACAATTGGTAGGACAATGTCGAGCggactttctcagaaactgaaaCGAGCAGCAAGTAAACCTGCCGGTAAGAAATCTGCAGAG GGAAATGATGACCCATCTAAATCGCCTTATTTTTCTCCACGTAAAAcgagaaataaaatcaaaattgaatatGAGAAACCTTCAACAGTTCCTCCCAAGAAGAAGTCTTTAACAGACAAAATACCTGCAGAGACGAAACAGGAAATATCTCCTAAGAATAGTACAAAACGTTCGAGCACAAGTCAGGAAGAGCATTCCGACAAAGCGgatataaaaaattcaaaatgggaACCAGCAAACTGGCAAGAAATCATCGCGAATCTGAAAATTATGCGTAAGAGTATTCCAGCGCCTGTTGACACAATGGGATGCCATAAATGCTCAGATGAAAGTGCTGATGAAAAG ACCCAGCGTTTCCATAAGTTAATTGCACTTATGCTATCAAGCCAAACAAAAGACCAG GTTACTTTTGATGCCATGAATCGCTTGAAGTCCCGAGGATTGACACCGCAAAATGTGATTACATGGAAAGCTTCAGAGCTGGAAGACATTCTAAAGCCAGTCTCGTTTTACAAA AATAAAGCTAGGTTCATCCAAAAAACTGCCCAGATATTAATCGATCAGTATGATGGCGACATTCCGAATACCCCAGAATATTTAATGAAATTGCCAGGAGTTGGTCCCAAAATGGCTCATATATGCATGAATACTGCTTGGAACGTTATTTCAGGAATAG GCGTCGATGTCCATGTTCATCGCATCTGTAACCGTTTGAAATGGGTACgtaaaccaaccaaacaacctGAGGATACCAGAGTTAACTTAGAAAGTTGGCTTCCATCAGAGCATTGGAGTGAAGTAAATGCTCTTTTGGTTGGATTCGGTCAAACAATCTGCGCACCAATCAATCCCAAGTGTGAGATTTGTTTGAATAATCAGATATGTCCGTCGGCTACACTTTCTAAAAGTAAAAGGTCTGCGaaataa
- the LOC119659440 gene encoding endonuclease III-like protein 1 isoform X2 → MFSRYSKFIQSLNHCQLTIGRTMSSGLSQKLKRAASKPAVPPKKKSLTDKIPAETKQEISPKNSTKRSSTSQEEHSDKADIKNSKWEPANWQEIIANLKIMRKSIPAPVDTMGCHKCSDESADEKTQRFHKLIALMLSSQTKDQVTFDAMNRLKSRGLTPQNVITWKASELEDILKPVSFYKNKARFIQKTAQILIDQYDGDIPNTPEYLMKLPGVGPKMAHICMNTAWNVISGIGVDVHVHRICNRLKWVRKPTKQPEDTRVNLESWLPSEHWSEVNALLVGFGQTICAPINPKCEICLNNQICPSATLSKSKRSAK, encoded by the exons ATGTTCTCTCGTTATTCGAAGTTTATACAAAGCTTAAATCATTGTCAACTTACAATTGGTAGGACAATGTCGAGCggactttctcagaaactgaaaCGAGCAGCAAGTAAACCTGCCG TTCCTCCCAAGAAGAAGTCTTTAACAGACAAAATACCTGCAGAGACGAAACAGGAAATATCTCCTAAGAATAGTACAAAACGTTCGAGCACAAGTCAGGAAGAGCATTCCGACAAAGCGgatataaaaaattcaaaatgggaACCAGCAAACTGGCAAGAAATCATCGCGAATCTGAAAATTATGCGTAAGAGTATTCCAGCGCCTGTTGACACAATGGGATGCCATAAATGCTCAGATGAAAGTGCTGATGAAAAG ACCCAGCGTTTCCATAAGTTAATTGCACTTATGCTATCAAGCCAAACAAAAGACCAG GTTACTTTTGATGCCATGAATCGCTTGAAGTCCCGAGGATTGACACCGCAAAATGTGATTACATGGAAAGCTTCAGAGCTGGAAGACATTCTAAAGCCAGTCTCGTTTTACAAA AATAAAGCTAGGTTCATCCAAAAAACTGCCCAGATATTAATCGATCAGTATGATGGCGACATTCCGAATACCCCAGAATATTTAATGAAATTGCCAGGAGTTGGTCCCAAAATGGCTCATATATGCATGAATACTGCTTGGAACGTTATTTCAGGAATAG GCGTCGATGTCCATGTTCATCGCATCTGTAACCGTTTGAAATGGGTACgtaaaccaaccaaacaacctGAGGATACCAGAGTTAACTTAGAAAGTTGGCTTCCATCAGAGCATTGGAGTGAAGTAAATGCTCTTTTGGTTGGATTCGGTCAAACAATCTGCGCACCAATCAATCCCAAGTGTGAGATTTGTTTGAATAATCAGATATGTCCGTCGGCTACACTTTCTAAAAGTAAAAGGTCTGCGaaataa